A region from the Arachis ipaensis cultivar K30076 chromosome B01, Araip1.1, whole genome shotgun sequence genome encodes:
- the LOC107605118 gene encoding uncharacterized protein LOC107605118 yields MSPFRLVYRKACHLPVEVEYKAYWPVKECNSGLGGAGIERKLQLEELECLRLEACENLRLYEEKVKEVHDKNIKRTEFRAGDQVFLYNSRLRLMLDKLKSRWDEPYTVEKKFADKSV; encoded by the exons ATGAGTCCGTTTCGCCTAGTCTacagaaaggcttgtcaccttccgGTAGAGGTGGAATACAAAGCTTACTGGCCTGTGAAGGAATGCAACTCAGGATTGGGAGGAGCCGGaattgaaagaaagttgcaactagaAGAATTGGAGTGCCTTCGACTAGAAGCGTGTGAGAACTTAAGGCTCTACGAAGAAAAGGTGAAGGAGGTACATGACAAGAACATCAAGAGAACAGAGTTTAGAGCTGGGGATCAAGTCtttctctacaactcaaggctgaggTTAATGCTGGACAAGTTGAAGTCAAGGTGGGATGAACCTTACACGGTGGAGAAG aaatttgcggataaatctgTATga